Below is a window of Bremerella alba DNA.
ATCAACGAACCATTACTGCACGCATATCCTGAATTGGTGGCAACACAGCGATCCTGACCAGTCGGATCGGTACTGCTGGTACTCGAAGTGCACGCACCTGCGATTCCGATATAGTCGGTCGTGCTGACCTCAGATGGGCCACCTGGATTCTCCGCGAATTCCGGCAGCGGGCTGGAGGGGCATTGATAGGCGGTCGCAGGAAATCCTTGCATGACCTCGTAGTTGTGCTGTCGAACTCCCGTCATCGAATTTGAGTCGAAAAGCATGGCCGATGAGTGGCTAAAATTCAATTGATCGTAGGCGTTATTCTGCTCAAGAAATGGAAGCAGGTGGACCAGGAACGTTGAATGCCATTCATATTGGGCCCCCATCGGAAACTTGAGGTGCGTGTCATGGTAATTGTGAATGGCGATTCCGACCTGACGCAACTTGTTGCTGCAAGACATTCGTCTGGCAGCTTCCCGAGCCTGCTGAACCGCCGGTAACAACAACGCAATCAGGACTCCGATAATGGCAATCACCACGAGTAGCTCAACTAAAGTAAACCCGGCTAACGATCGAATTCTTCTCGGCATGACAACTCTCAAAAAAAAGAGGAATGAAAAGTTCCATCGCAAAAGTCACTACAATCGCGATGTCGTCTAGCTTATCTCAAAGACAACTGCCGTAAATTCGCATAGGCGCAAATATACTTTCTGTTTGCGCACAACGGTCGACATTCGAGATGAGCCCTGACTATTATCACTAAGAATTGTCATGTGAGTCAGGCAGCTTCTCTTGGAGTTAGAGCAGGAAAGAAAAGTCCTCCAGTCTATGGCAATGGCCTCTGGCTGCACTGCACTATGGCGACAAGCGAGAACCAAATGTAGTTCGCCAGTCTGAGGGTGCCATTCCAAATTGCTTCTGAAACGATGTCGAGAAATGCGCACAGGAGACGAAACCACACGCTTCAGAGACTTCCGAAATTGCCAGAGTCGTTTCGAGCAACAATACCTTTGCTCGATCTAATCTTACGCGACGAATTTCTTGCGCCGGAGACCGCCCTAAGTGTTGACGAAAGCGTTGCTCCAGCGATCGCCGTGATACGGGAAATTTCCGGAGCAATTCCTTCACCTGTAACCCTCGCGACGCTTCGCGGTGGATATATTCCAGGATCGGGAGCAGTTCTTGATCCGATATGGCCAAAATATCGGTGGAATGGCGGGAATGTATTCGAAGAGGCGAGATAAAGGTCGTTTCTTTGGGTATGGGGGCACCATCCATCAATCGGTCAAGTAACTTAGAGGCCTCCTCACCCAAGGCGTGGCATCCCAATTGAACCGCGGAAAGACGAGGCCAAGCCAAATTGCAGAGCAGGTCGTCATCATCTCCCGCCAAGATCGCGACTTCGTCGGGGACGCGTAAACCTCCTTGATCACAAATCTCAGCAAGCTGTCGTGCCGGGTAGGGATCGGACGCAAACACGCCTAGTGGACGAGGGAGTTCTGCCAGCCATTTCAGGACGTGGTGATTTTCCAGCCTCCATCCTTGCTGTCCTTCCTTCGCACCGAACAACGAGCAATGAAAGCCCACCTGGCGAACTTTCTGAGCAAAAATTTCGGCCCGCGAATCCGAATAGCGTCCCAGAGAAGGAGCAAAGCAGGCGAAGTTTTGTAATCCCCTTTCTCGGAAGTGAGCGAATGCCATCTCGGCTCGTTCGTCGTCGTTAGTGGCAACTCGGCCGACCCAGCGTTCGCCCGGCATCATCGTCGCTACATCGACTGTCGGAAGATTGAATTTCTTAACATGATTGGCCAGCCACTTGGTTCGCAAGTGAACAATCACACCTTCACCTGGCCATCCCTTGGGCAAGCAAAGCCGGTTTTGGGAATCTCGAGGGCCGATCAAAATTCGCCAGTGAAACTGTCGGGCATGTTGACCAATCGCACTTACGACGGCGCGCCCCCAACTGTCGTCGGTCTCAATCAGGACGGCCACGCGTCGATAGTCTGTTCGGCTTGGTGACTGGTTCATGGAGAGATTCGTTGGAGCGTAACCGGACATGCACGCAAATCACTACTGCGCATATATAAAAATATCCTGCGCTTCTGCGCATTCTCATTATGGCTTGGACCGTCTACGATTCAACACACAAGTTTTGTTCGTTACTTCCAGGCTTGAAAACACATCCGATGAAACTAACTGTCAAACCGAATTCAAAAGCGGATCAGTCGCTCCTTCGCATCCAGTCGCATCGACGGATCATTATTCTGACCGATGGTTTTTCCAGCCCATTTCTCGCTAAGACGGCAATCAGTTTGATACGGTATCGGGGTGATCATGTCGCTGCGGTCCTGGAAACGGTTGCCGATGGCGAGAATGCTGAGGATGTTTTTGACATAGGTGAATCGATTCCCCTTATTTCCAGCTTGCAGGAAGCACCGGATGCCGACGCGATCTATATCGGGATTGCACCACCCGGTGGCAAACTGCCCGGTGATTGGCGTGATCTGTTGAAACAAGCAATTCGGAAACGTCTCGACATCGTTTCCGGTTTGCACGATTTTCTCACCGATGATGATGAATTGATCGTGCTGGCCCAAGAGCATCGTTCGCAATTGATCGACGTTCGCCGCAACCAATATCGTGACATTGCCGATGCCCAGCCCTTTCGCGAAGGGTGTGTTCGTATTCATACCGTCGGCCAGGATTGTTCCCTTGGTAAGATGGTTACGACTTTGGAAGTCGAGCGAGGGCTCGCGGAACGAGGTGAAAGTGCCGCGTTTGTGGCGACTGGCCAGACAGGCATTATGATCTCCGGTCATGGCGTGCCGATCGATTGTGTCGTCTCCGATTTCGTCAATGGTACGATCGAACATCACATCCGACAGGTGGAAACTCACGATTTCCTGCTGATCGAAGGGCAAGGAAGCATTGGGCATCCCGCCTATTCCTCGGTAACCGCCGGACTGCTCCATGGTTCAGCACCTCACGGCTTGATTTATTGCTACGAAGCAGGCCGGAGCCATATAGGCGGGATCGAACACTTTCCGTTGCGTTCACACCAAGAACTGATTCACGCCTATGAAATGTTGGCGAATTTGCGTCATCCGTGCCGGATCATCGGTGTCGCCGTGAACACACGCAACTTGACCGAAGAGCAAGCTTACACTGAGTTAGCCAATGCCCACGAGACGCTAGGACTTCCCGTTTGCGATGTCTATCGCACCGGGGCTAGTCCCTTGGTGGACGCCGCCATAAAACTACGCCAGGAGGTGCTGAGCCGATGAAAATGATATTACATGAGTGCCAGCTGCCACTTTGCCATCCCTTTGCGATCTCTCGAGGAACAACCACTATGCAAAGAAGCCTAGTGGTCGAGTTAGAACATGAAGGTATCTCCGGCTTTGGCGAAGTTACTGAAAACAGCTATTACGGGTATACGCTGGAGTCGATTCGATCGTCATTGGCCAATATCGAGTCATTCTTGTCACAATACATCGCTCATTCGCCGGCCGATTTGTGGTCAGAAATGAAAGATCGACTGCAAAACATGTTCGCGCTGAGTGCACTCGACATGGCGGGCCACGACCTTCACGCACGTCGACAAGGCCTTCAACTGTACGAATCTTGGAGGCTCGCGTGGAAGCAGATTCCTGCGTCGAGCTACACGATCGGAATCGCGCCGATCCCGAAAATGATCCGGAAACTCCAGGAACAACCGGGTTGGGACACCTACAAGATAAAGCTCGGAACCCCTGAAGACATTGCTATCGTCGAAGCGCTACGTCAACATACTACTGCCGCCTTTCGCGTCGACGCCAATTGTGCTTGGACCGTCAAGCAGACTATGGAAAATGCCGACGCGTTGGTCGAATTGGGCGTTGAGTTTATCGAACAACCGCTGCCTGCCAACGCGCCCGAAGCAGATCATCGCGAATTATTCGCCAAGGCCTCGCTCCCGATCATCGCCGATGAGAATTGCCTGGAAGATAGTGACGTCGAAAAGTGTGAAGGAAAGTTTCACGGTGTGAACATCAAGCTATGTAAGTGCGGCGGATTGACTCCCGCTTTGAAGATGCTCCAAGAAGCTCGTAGCCGCTCCATGAAAACGATGGTTGGTTGCATGATAGAATCTTCGATTGGCATCAGCGCGGCCGCCCACCTTTGTCCACTGCTCGACTATGTTGATCTCGACGGTGCAGTACTCCTCAAGCAGGATCCAGCCGTAGGTGTCGTTCTCAAACAAGGTGAGATTCAATTGTCAGGTCGGCCAGGAAGTGGTGCTCGCCTGAAAACACGGCCATCGACCAGCTCTGCCGCGGCTTGCTTCTAACATCCTCAAAGACTTCCGTATGAGCATCGAAAATTAATCCTTGAGAGTTCGTTGCAGGAAATATCGAATCGTAACTTTATTTCCTGCCTGGTCACGAAACAACGTTGGAACGTGAAATTGAAGCGAAGAAAAACGTTTTTGATTTCGACTTGGGATCGGAGTAACGTCTGAGAACCATATCAGGGATTGCCATCAACAAAGCGAGCTGATGTTAGGAGTATCCGCACTAGCTCGCGCTGGTATTCATGAGGGAAATTGCTTGTGTTCGTATTGCATGCCAAGAATCAACGTCTGCGGATCTGCATTTGGGGCTTTGCTTTGATGGCGTTTGCGCTGCCTGTCTATGGTGAATCATCCAAAGTCGATTTTGAAAAGCAGATTCGTCCGCTTCTGACCGCACACTGCGTGAAATGTCATGGTGCGGAAACCAGCAGTGGTGGATTGCGACTGGATGCCAAATCTCTTGCGTTTCAAGGGGGAGACAGTGGCAAGGTCATTGAACCAGACAAGAGCGGAGAAAGCGAACTCATTCGTCGTGTGGCCAGCCACGACGAGTTTGAAATGATGCCTCCGGAAGGAAAGCGTCTTTCGCCGGATGATGTTGGCCTGTTAAAGCGATGGGTCGATGAAGGAGCCTCTTGGCAGGAAACCGAGGCCGATCGTGCAGCGCTGTATGATAATCGTTTGGATCATTGGGCCTGGCAACCGGTGGCCCGACCGGAAGTGCCTCAGAATGCTGATTCCCCGTGGGAACGCAATCCTGTCGACGCGTTTATCTTGTCTAAGCTTCAGGAGAAAGGTCTGACCCCTTCTCCCGAGGCAGATCGCCGGACACTGATTCGCCGGCTTTCCTACGACCTGCGTGGCCTGCTTCCCTCTTTTGAAGAGATCGAACGATTCATCAACGATCCCGATCCCCAAGCCTACGAAAAGCTGGTCGATCGGTATCTCGATTCACCCAGATTTGGCGAACGCTGGTCACGCCACTGGCTGGACATTGCGCACTACGCCGATACGCATGGATTCGAGCGTGATATGCTGCGTCCCGATGCCTGGCCCTATCGCGATTATGTGATTCGCTCCTTGAACAAGGACAAGCCGTACGACCAGTTCCTGGAGGAGCAGATCGCGGGCGATGTCCTTTGGCCAGAGCAGCCGGAAGCGATTGCCGCAACCGGATTCCTCGCAGCAGGACCTTGGGATTACGTCGGCCAGGTCGAAACCAAAAGTGATGTCTTGCGACGTGCTGCCAAAGCCGACGCGTTAGACGACCTGACCACGCAAGTCATGACCGCATCGTGTGGAGTGACTGTGAACTGCGCGCGTTGCCACGACCACAAGATCGATCCCATTTCCCAAGAGGAATACTATTCGCTTTGGGCCGTCTTTGCCGGAGTTCGCCAATCACTCCGCCCATTGGACGCCGTCGAGGTACAGAACTACCAACAGACGCAAGAACAATTGAAGTCTCGTATGCAAGAGATTCGCGGCCAACTGCGCGACCTGCTTCCCCAGGCAATCGATCTGGCCGATGTGGTCGGGGGAGGCCTGGGGGACGGCACGGGTGCTTTGGGGCGAGGGATTGATGCACTCACCGGAAAAGCGGTCGAGCGGAAAATGGGCTTTCGCGAAGCAGTCGCCTTAAACAAGTATCAAGTCGTTTCTTCGCCACTTGTCGACGGTGTTGTCGTGCCTGACTTCAACCAAGAGGGCACTCCCATCGCTTCAACCGGTCTCCGTGTGTACGACGTCCCCAAGAATTCGGGACTTACATGGGATGCGATTCGCAATGGGGCCGTCAAGTCGCAGTTTACCTTGAAGCTGGGAGGAACCGATTTCAGCAATCCCGAGCATTCCTTGTTGATGATTCATGCCAACGGCGCGATCACCTTCGATCTGGAAAAACTACGCGAGGCCATCGGGGCTGAAACGCTTAAGTTCTCTACCCAGGTTGGCTATTTCGGCCAAACGGCAATCAACGGGGCGACCGCATCGGTCTATGTCGATGGACAACTCAAGACACAGCATGTCGGAATCGGTGCCCAAGATGGGCTGATTCCTGTCGAGATCGAGATTCCCAGGGAAAGCCAGTTTCTCACCATCATGGCGACCGATGGCGGCAATGGCATCTCTCATGACCAGGTTGGTTTTGGCAATCCTCGGATTACCAACGCCCATGAACATGCCCCCTCTTCCGAAGCGGAAAAACGAATCCAGGCTTTACGCAGCGAGTGGGAAGCACTCGATGGGCAACTGAAATCGCTGAAGGAACCTCAAGAGATCTATGCAATTGCCTCTGAGAAGCCTGCGACCATTCATGTCCTTCGTCGAGGAAACCCGGAAGATCCCACGCAAACCGTCACTCCGGGAACGCTGAGTTGCCTGGGGCTCCCGGATTCGCTGGGGACCATGGATACGCCGGAAGGAGAACGACGAGTTGCGCTCGCCAAATGGATTACCAATCCCGGCAATCCATTGACGCGTCGTGTGATCGTCAATCGTCTCTGGCACTATCACTTTGGAACAGGCATCGTCGATACGCCTGGCGACTTCGGCCTTGCCGGGGGAATTCCCACGCATCCTGAACTGTTGGATTGGATGGCCGCGGAACTTCTCGAAAACCAATGGAAGCTGAAAGCACTCCACCGTTTGATCGTCACCAGTGCGACCTATCGCCAGAGTTCGGTTCATCGGCCCGAGTCGGACAAGGTAGATTCCGAGAATCGATACTTGTCGCGGATGAACGCTCGGAAACTCGATGCCGAATCGGTCCGTGATTCGGTGTTGGCCGCGTGCGGAACCCTCGATCTCACCATGTACGGCCCTGGTTTTCGTGACTTCGATTATCAGGAAGCCTACGCTCCCATTTATGAGTACACCGGTACCGATCGCCCCGAGTCATGGCGTCGCAGCATCTATCGGTTTATCGTCCGAACCACGCCGCATCCCTACATGATGACGCTCGACTGCCCTGATCCGGCGAACTTAACCCCGAATCGAAACGTGACGACGACGGTCCTGCAATCGTTAACGCTTCTCAACAACGACTTCATGTTGCAGCAGTCCGAACATCTTGCCCAGCGTATCGAGCAAACCTCCCAGGAAGCCCCGGCCGAGCAAAGCGTGGCAGCGTTTCGGTCCGTCCTTGGGCGTTTGCCGACCGAGCAAGAACACACGGCCAGCATCAACCTGATTGAAGAGCATGGCTTATCCGCTTTGTGCCGCGTACTGCTGAATACCAACGAGTTTATTTACATCGACTAGTCTCATGAGTGAATACCAACCATCTGAGAATGTTCCCGCGATGTCTCGCCGTCGGTTTCTGCTGGAAAGTGGAGGCGGATTGGGTGCTGTGGCTTTTGCGTCCATGTTGGCAGGAGATCCGCTTCATGCGGCAGACAGCACCAAGACCGGACATCACCCGGCGACCGCCAAGAATGTGATTCAGATTTTCTGCCCAGGCGGGCTTAGTCACGTCGACACCTGGGACTATCGTCCGGTCTTGGAAAAAAGAGCCGGTAAACCGTTCGACCCGGATGGCAAGCTGACCTTCTTCGCATCCAAACCAGGCAACTGCCAACCCAGCTTCTGGAAATTTCGGCAACACGGTGAATGCGGAAAGTGGATGAGCGACCTGTTCCCGCATCTTTCGCGGTGTGTTGACGACATGGCATTCATTCATTCGATGCAAAGTAAATCGGCTTTGCATGGTCCCGCCATGTTTATGATGAACTCCGGTTTCATACGACCCGGCTTTCCGGCGATGGGATCGTGGGTGACCTACGGCCTGGGAAGCGAAAATGAGAACATGCCGGCGTTTGTCGTCCTGCCGGATCCACGGGGACTTCCCCCAGGCGGTGTCATCAACTGGGGAGCAGGCTTCTTGCCTGCGGTCCATCAGGGAACGGTGATTGAGTCGGCCAAGGATAAGCCCCCCATTGCCGACCTGTTTCCGTCGCAAGGATTTCCGCTTAGTGAAGCCTCCGAAGACGATAGCCGTGCGTTTCTGCAAGCCATGAATCGCCACCATGCGGAACAGCGTCCGGGCGATTCGATGCTGGAAGCGCGGATTGCTTCGTATGAACTGGCCGCCAAACTTCAACTGAGCGCACCGCAAGTGATGGACCTCAGTCAGGAAACCCAAGCAACCCACCAGATGTATGCCACCGAACACGAAGAGATCGGTTCGTTCGGACGACAATGCCTGTTGGCTCGTCGGATGGTCGAACGTGGCGTACGGTTCGTGCAAGTCTTCTGCGGCGCCGAAAACACGACCGCGGAGAAAATACGTCCCAACTGGGACAGTCACGAAGACTTGCCGCGGGATCATGGCTATTGGGGAGCCATTCTCGATCGAGGCGCGAGTGCCTTAATCACGGATCTCAAGCAGCGAGGCATGCTCGATTCGACACTAATTATTTGCACCAGTGAGTTCGGTCGCCAGCCGGCTGCTCAGGGTGGCAAAGGACGCGATCATAACCCGGGCGCCTTTACGTCGTGGATGGCCGGCGGTGGCATCCAAGGAGGAGTAAGCTACGGTCAAAGCGATGAGTTAGGATTTCAGGCCCTGGATCATCCGACTTATTGTTACGACCTTCACGCGACGGCGCTCCATGCGTTGGGATTGGATCACGAGCGCCTGACGTACTATCAGAATGGAATCATGCGACGTCTGACCGATGTCCATGGCCACGTTCTCGCTTCTCTGTTGAAGAACTCCTAGAACCCGTCTGTTTACCAAAGTGATTCGTTGTCCCTGGGGCCTCAGCGGAAAGTTTGCAGAACACGCCGGCGACGTAATACAATCAGAGCACCTCGCGTCCTTCATGCCCCCTCTTCGCATCCCTCGGGATCCAGGTCCCAAGTGCTATGTTGCGTCTCCTTCTGCTGGTCGCTGTGTTCTGTGGTTTCTCTACGGTTGCTCGTGCCGAGAATCCCCCCAACTTTACTCTGATTCTCATCGACGATAAGTAGAATTCCGAGAGCGGATTCGATCAAGAAGTACAGGGAAAACAGAGCTATTCAGGCCGCCACTCAGGGTTTGAAAATTGTGGTATATAGCGACAAATCCAGGTCAAATTTGGGCGATTAACTATATTTTGCTACACCCTCATGAGCCTGGATTCAAATACTCTGGGATGCATGCGTTTCCCAATGCATTTTCCCTAGGTGTCCGAGAACACATTAGCCATCAAGCCGAATCCATAGTATCTGCCTCCTCCGATGATTAATGGTCCGAATGGCTCGGAGTCCTGAAATCGGAGCGTCAAATGCACGGCCGTTTGCGACAGAAGGTGATCGAGCCGAAGGTAGCCGGCCGGGCGTTTATTGCGATCGGTCTTATGGGCCGAGAAGGACTTGGGAAAACGTGAGACCGTGTTCCATTTGTACTGGTATGGCTGCACGATGCCGAAATCTGCCAAAGCCTTTTCGATTAGTCTCTGTGTCTTGGATGTTATGTGGTCATCGTGGCCAGGAAGGATGGCCGGCGTGACGCTATGCCAGACATTGCTGGCCCGTGTAAAGCAACGGGTCACCGAGTCGCCAGGGATTTTTAGTAGACGCGGAATCTGTCCCTCTTCAAATTCGCACGCCTTTTCTGGTTTCAATAATTCACCCTGAAGTCGTTCTGCCAAATGGCGAAGCCACTGTTCATCCCCGGCAGGCGCAGTAATCAAAGCGCGGCGAATGAACCGATCTCCGTGCTTGTGTCCAATCGATGGCATGGGAATATACGAAAACTGCCGATGCTGTGACTTTGATTTCCCTGCATGCCCGGCGACATAGCGCTCGCCCCACTGTTCGTCGCATCCATACGGAGAAGACTGCTTCATGACTTGGATGGCCAGGTGTCAAACCATGCCGACCATCTTCATCATTTTTTGCTGAGGGTAGGCAGACCAGGCTCCTTTTTCCGTAAGAAGTTCGAACGCCGCACAGGGGAGCTGCGGTGGATCACTCGCTCGACGATATGCTACTTTATCGAACTGAGTGAACGCGTCGGGGGGGCAGCAAGCCTTGGTTGTCGATCCTCCACAGAAAGGCTTGATGGCGAGATTTCAACGCTGCCAATGTCCCACTGATTGGAACACGCAAAGCATTATTGGCAACAAGCTTCGTCGATCGCCACGTCTCAGTCACTTGGGGCATCGGGGGATTCCTGGCTTATCACCAGGGCATTGCCTACCACCAGATCAATTCCCCACCCCAAGGCGGGCAGCGGCCGCAAGCGCAGCAAGCGGTCTTCAGGACGATATTGTGAATCTAAAGGCCAAAGGTAACGTACCGTTTCATCTTCAAGCAAA
It encodes the following:
- a CDS encoding AraC family transcriptional regulator; its protein translation is MNQSPSRTDYRRVAVLIETDDSWGRAVVSAIGQHARQFHWRILIGPRDSQNRLCLPKGWPGEGVIVHLRTKWLANHVKKFNLPTVDVATMMPGERWVGRVATNDDERAEMAFAHFRERGLQNFACFAPSLGRYSDSRAEIFAQKVRQVGFHCSLFGAKEGQQGWRLENHHVLKWLAELPRPLGVFASDPYPARQLAEICDQGGLRVPDEVAILAGDDDDLLCNLAWPRLSAVQLGCHALGEEASKLLDRLMDGAPIPKETTFISPLRIHSRHSTDILAISDQELLPILEYIHREASRGLQVKELLRKFPVSRRSLEQRFRQHLGRSPAQEIRRVRLDRAKVLLLETTLAISEVSEACGFVSCAHFSTSFQKQFGMAPSDWRTTFGSRLSP
- the csb2 gene encoding type I-G CRISPR-associated protein Csb2, producing MKQSSPYGCDEQWGERYVAGHAGKSKSQHRQFSYIPMPSIGHKHGDRFIRRALITAPAGDEQWLRHLAERLQGELLKPEKACEFEEGQIPRLLKIPGDSVTRCFTRASNVWHSVTPAILPGHDDHITSKTQRLIEKALADFGIVQPYQYKWNTVSRFPKSFSAHKTDRNKRPAGYLRLDHLLSQTAVHLTLRFQDSEPFGPLIIGGGRYYGFGLMANVFSDT
- a CDS encoding DUF1559 domain-containing protein — its product is MPRRIRSLAGFTLVELLVVIAIIGVLIALLLPAVQQAREAARRMSCSNKLRQVGIAIHNYHDTHLKFPMGAQYEWHSTFLVHLLPFLEQNNAYDQLNFSHSSAMLFDSNSMTGVRQHNYEVMQGFPATAYQCPSSPLPEFAENPGGPSEVSTTDYIGIAGACTSSTSSTDPTGQDRCVATNSGYACSNGSLIPNESLRMAQISDGTTNTIIVAEQSNWTVNSSGSNIDQRNSSRRGAWIGSSNRGYPGGPNDSDWTSTRGAYYNVSTMRYGVGFRTLVSGSGGNHQTGCNTPIHSAHPGGAMVLRVDAGTNFLAETVDWTTLRNICIRDDGQVLENNPL
- a CDS encoding DUF1553 domain-containing protein, with translation MFVLHAKNQRLRICIWGFALMAFALPVYGESSKVDFEKQIRPLLTAHCVKCHGAETSSGGLRLDAKSLAFQGGDSGKVIEPDKSGESELIRRVASHDEFEMMPPEGKRLSPDDVGLLKRWVDEGASWQETEADRAALYDNRLDHWAWQPVARPEVPQNADSPWERNPVDAFILSKLQEKGLTPSPEADRRTLIRRLSYDLRGLLPSFEEIERFINDPDPQAYEKLVDRYLDSPRFGERWSRHWLDIAHYADTHGFERDMLRPDAWPYRDYVIRSLNKDKPYDQFLEEQIAGDVLWPEQPEAIAATGFLAAGPWDYVGQVETKSDVLRRAAKADALDDLTTQVMTASCGVTVNCARCHDHKIDPISQEEYYSLWAVFAGVRQSLRPLDAVEVQNYQQTQEQLKSRMQEIRGQLRDLLPQAIDLADVVGGGLGDGTGALGRGIDALTGKAVERKMGFREAVALNKYQVVSSPLVDGVVVPDFNQEGTPIASTGLRVYDVPKNSGLTWDAIRNGAVKSQFTLKLGGTDFSNPEHSLLMIHANGAITFDLEKLREAIGAETLKFSTQVGYFGQTAINGATASVYVDGQLKTQHVGIGAQDGLIPVEIEIPRESQFLTIMATDGGNGISHDQVGFGNPRITNAHEHAPSSEAEKRIQALRSEWEALDGQLKSLKEPQEIYAIASEKPATIHVLRRGNPEDPTQTVTPGTLSCLGLPDSLGTMDTPEGERRVALAKWITNPGNPLTRRVIVNRLWHYHFGTGIVDTPGDFGLAGGIPTHPELLDWMAAELLENQWKLKALHRLIVTSATYRQSSVHRPESDKVDSENRYLSRMNARKLDAESVRDSVLAACGTLDLTMYGPGFRDFDYQEAYAPIYEYTGTDRPESWRRSIYRFIVRTTPHPYMMTLDCPDPANLTPNRNVTTTVLQSLTLLNNDFMLQQSEHLAQRIEQTSQEAPAEQSVAAFRSVLGRLPTEQEHTASINLIEEHGLSALCRVLLNTNEFIYID
- a CDS encoding dipeptide epimerase; this translates as MILHECQLPLCHPFAISRGTTTMQRSLVVELEHEGISGFGEVTENSYYGYTLESIRSSLANIESFLSQYIAHSPADLWSEMKDRLQNMFALSALDMAGHDLHARRQGLQLYESWRLAWKQIPASSYTIGIAPIPKMIRKLQEQPGWDTYKIKLGTPEDIAIVEALRQHTTAAFRVDANCAWTVKQTMENADALVELGVEFIEQPLPANAPEADHRELFAKASLPIIADENCLEDSDVEKCEGKFHGVNIKLCKCGGLTPALKMLQEARSRSMKTMVGCMIESSIGISAAAHLCPLLDYVDLDGAVLLKQDPAVGVVLKQGEIQLSGRPGSGARLKTRPSTSSAAACF
- a CDS encoding DUF1501 domain-containing protein, with product MSEYQPSENVPAMSRRRFLLESGGGLGAVAFASMLAGDPLHAADSTKTGHHPATAKNVIQIFCPGGLSHVDTWDYRPVLEKRAGKPFDPDGKLTFFASKPGNCQPSFWKFRQHGECGKWMSDLFPHLSRCVDDMAFIHSMQSKSALHGPAMFMMNSGFIRPGFPAMGSWVTYGLGSENENMPAFVVLPDPRGLPPGGVINWGAGFLPAVHQGTVIESAKDKPPIADLFPSQGFPLSEASEDDSRAFLQAMNRHHAEQRPGDSMLEARIASYELAAKLQLSAPQVMDLSQETQATHQMYATEHEEIGSFGRQCLLARRMVERGVRFVQVFCGAENTTAEKIRPNWDSHEDLPRDHGYWGAILDRGASALITDLKQRGMLDSTLIICTSEFGRQPAAQGGKGRDHNPGAFTSWMAGGGIQGGVSYGQSDELGFQALDHPTYCYDLHATALHALGLDHERLTYYQNGIMRRLTDVHGHVLASLLKNS
- a CDS encoding DUF1611 domain-containing protein — translated: MKLTVKPNSKADQSLLRIQSHRRIIILTDGFSSPFLAKTAISLIRYRGDHVAAVLETVADGENAEDVFDIGESIPLISSLQEAPDADAIYIGIAPPGGKLPGDWRDLLKQAIRKRLDIVSGLHDFLTDDDELIVLAQEHRSQLIDVRRNQYRDIADAQPFREGCVRIHTVGQDCSLGKMVTTLEVERGLAERGESAAFVATGQTGIMISGHGVPIDCVVSDFVNGTIEHHIRQVETHDFLLIEGQGSIGHPAYSSVTAGLLHGSAPHGLIYCYEAGRSHIGGIEHFPLRSHQELIHAYEMLANLRHPCRIIGVAVNTRNLTEEQAYTELANAHETLGLPVCDVYRTGASPLVDAAIKLRQEVLSR